The segment ATTTTAACAAACCGCGATTTGCGTTTTGAAACAGATATGAATAAATCTGTTAGCCAGATAATGACCAAAGATAAATTAATTACCGCACCAGAAGGTACCGACTTAAAACAAGCCGAATTAATTTTACAAAAGTATAAAATAGAAAAACTTCCGGTAGTTGATAACAGTAATGTATTAAAAGGGCTAATTACCTATAAAGATATTTTAAAAGTAAAAGACCACCCGTTTGCTTGTAAAGATAAACACGGGCGTTTATTAGCAGGAGCGGCCGTTGGTGTAACAGCCGATACAGAAGAAAGAATACATGCATTGGTAAAAGCCGGAGTTGATGTAGTAATTGTTGATACCGCACACGGACATTCACGTGGTGTTTTAAATGAAGTAGCACGTATTAAGAAATTATTTTCAAACATTGATATTATAGCTGGTAATGTAGCCACAGGCAGTGGAGCAAAAGCTTTAGTTGATGCCGGAGTTGATGCCGTAAAAGTAGGTGTTGGTCCCGGTTCCATTTGTACTACACGTATTATTGCAGGTATAGGTGTTCCCCAATTAACAGCCGTTTACGAAAGTGCAAAAGCCATTGAAGGCAGTGGAGTACCCATTATTGCCGATGGTGGAATAAGATACAGTGGAGATATAGTAAAAGCCATTGCAGCCGGTGCTAGTTCAGTTATGTCAGGCTCACTATTTGCAGGAGTAGAAGAAAGCCCTGGAGAAACCATTATTTACGAAGGACGTAAGTTTAAATCGTACCGTGGAATGGGCAGTATTGAAGCCATGAAAGAAGGTAGCAAAGACCGTTATTTCCAGGATGCAGAAGATGAAATTGCTAAATTAGTTCCAGAAGGTATTGTTGGTATAGTTCCGTTTAAAGGCACCTTAAAAGAAGTAGTGTATCAGTTTGTAGGAGGCTTGAGAGCAGGTATGGGTTACTGTGGTGCAGCAACTATTACCGACTTGCAAAAAGCAAAATTTGTAAAAATTACTTCAGCAGGTGTTAAGGAAAGCCATGCGCATGATGTACGTATTACCAAAGAAGCGCCAAACTATTCAAGAAACTAACAAAGAGTAACATTTTTTATATAATGATAGCTGGTTTCTTCATGAGAAACCAGCTATTTTTTTAAGTATTAACGAGGTACAAATAAAAGTCAAGTTTATAAGTGTAGAAATACTATTTTTGCCCCTCTATTTTTTTAAGTATTTATGAGCAATCAACTAAGCGAACAAGAATTATTACGCAGACAAAAATTACAAGATATGCGCCAGTTGGGTATTGACCCATTTCCGGCTGCATTGTTTCCCATTTCTCATTTATCAGTGGAGGCTACTGAAAAGTATAGCGCCAATAACGAAAGTGAAGAAATGAAGCAGGTAACTTTTGCAGGCCGTATTATGAGCGTTCGCGATATGGGTAAAGCTTGTTTTGCTGTATTACAGGATAGTGCGGGCAAATTGCAGGTATATGTGCGTAGAGATGATATTTGCCCAGATGAAGACAAAACTTTATACGATACCGTTTTCAAAAAACTAATTGATATAGGTGATATAATTGGTATAACAGGTTATATGTTTACCACCAAAACAGGCGAAATCTCGCTACATGCCAAAACAATGCAAGTATTGAGTAAATCAATCAAACCACTTCCTATTGTAAAAGAAAAAGATGGAGAAACATTTGATGCCGTTACCGATCCTGAATTTCGTTACCGCCAACGTTATGCTGATTTAATTATAAACCCACATGTAAAAGAGACTTTTCAAAAACGCAGTGTAATGATTAAAACCATCCGCGATTTTTTGAACGACAATGGAGCTTTGGAAGTAGATACTCCTGTATTACAAAATATTCCAGGTGGTGCAGCTGCAAGGCCATTTACAACCCATCATAACGCTTTAGATGTGCCTTTTTATTTGCGTATAGCAAACGAGCTTTATTTAAAACGTTTAATAGTGGGCGGTTTTGATTTTGTATATGAATTTAGCCGCAACTTCCGTAATGAAGGAATGGATAGAACACACAATCCGGAATTTACCGTATTAGAGTTTTATGTGGCTTATAAAGATTATAACTGGATGATGGATTTTACAGAGCAATTATTAGAAAAAATTGCTTTAGAAATGCATGGAACCACAGAAGTAACCGTAGGCGATAAAACCATTAATTTTAAAGCACCATTTAAACGTTTACCAATATACGATGCCATCCAGCAGTTTACAGGAATAGATGTAAGCAGTATGAATGAAACACAATTACGTGAAGCATGTAAGCAACTAAATATTCCAACTACGCCAAGTATGGGTAAAGGAAAATTAGTAGATGAAATTTTTGGCGCAAAATGCGAAGGCAATTTTATAGAACCAACGTTTATAACAGATTATCCTGTAGAATTAAGCCCGTTAACTAAAAAACACAGAACTAAAGAAGGTTTGGTAGAGCGTTTTGAATTGATGGTAAATGGTAAAGAAATAGCCAATGCCTATTCAGAGTTAAATGACCCGATAGACCAACGCGAACGTTTTGAAGACCAAGTGGCATTAATGGAACGTGGCGATGATGAGGCCATGTTTATTGACCATGATTTTTTACGTGCATTAGAATATGGTATGCCGCCAACAGCGGGTATTGGAATAGGTATAGATAGATTAGCGATGTTATTAACCAACCAACATTCTATTCAGGATGTGTTGTTTTTCCCGCAAATGCGCCCTGAGAAAAAACAATTAGAGTTAACCGCTGAGGAAAAACAAATTTTAGAAATATTGAAACCAAATATGAGCATGTCATTACCCGATTTAAAACAAGCAGTAGCTAGTTTAAGTGGCAAGCAATGGGATAAAGCCATGAAAGGTTTAGCTGCACACGGTTTAACCAAAGTTGAGTTGAATGGGGAGTTAAAAACAGTGAATTATATTGGATAAGTGAAACTAATATAAGATAAAACAAAAAAGGGGTTTTGAAATTTCAAAGCCCCTTTTTTATTTATAATAGTAAGAAGTATTTAATTACCCCAACTTCTGATAGAACGAATCAATATTAAGAAGTCTTTCTCTACGGAATAATCTTTAGCATACAAGAAGTTTAATTTTTGAATAGTTATTTGGTTATAGCTTTTGCCACTCAAGTCCCTTATTGGGTTTAATACACCTTCTCTTAGCTTAGGCAATAATTTAATATTGTCAGCTTGCGCATAACCAACCCATGTTTTTTCTCCTAATAAAACCTGCGTCCAGTTTTTAATAAACTGCATTTTGTTTTTTATTATTAATGTAAACAATGGAATAAATGGTAAAACAAAAATAGCAAACAATACATCAAAAGCTCTTTTCTTTTGTAGCTCCCATGCTTTGCTGAGCGATAAGTTTAACTCAATGGTATAGAAATCGCCAGGTGTATTTTTATTGTTACTACCTATTATAAACAAGCTTTCTTCAGGTACAATTTTGAATAAAATTTCCTGCTGCTTCATTCTACCCATCCACTCTATAATTTGCGAAGCCGCCAAATCTTTAGAGCAAAAAATAATTTCTTCAATCTTTAATAAATCAACAACCTCGTGTAGTTGCGATACATTGCCTAAATATTGGTTGTCCGAAGTGTTATTGTCGTCAATAGCTATAAAGCCAAAATAATCAGCCTTTGCTTTTGATTTAACCAATAAATCCTGTACTCTGCTTACTTCATTGTAGTTTCCAACAATAGCCGTTCTTAATCTGTTACTAAAGCTAAAACTTAGTTTGCCATTTTTAATCCAAAACATGACGAAACGGTCAAAGTAACTTGTTATAATAGTGCTGATGGTTCCAAGTACTATAATAGCACGGCTAAAGCGATAAGTATCGTTTAAAAAGGCATAAAAAACAGCTATGGCTAAGGAGCCGACTAAAACCCCTTTGCTTACACTTAAAAAAGTTTTTCGTTTGTTATAAGCACCTGCTAAATAAAGTCCCGACATCCACAATATAGCATAAACTATACTGTTAATGAGTACCGTATTAAAGCTGTAAGCTGTTGGTATATTAAATTTGTATAATGAGTAAACCCTGCTTAATGTAAACACACTACCAATAATTAAAAGCATATCAATTAAAGGTAAGTAAGTAGCTTTTGCCACACGCGTAATGATAGCTGCAGCTGCTCTAATATAAATAGCAAAGTTTATGAGTAAGCCAAAGGTTTGAGCATGTTTTTGCGAATAATGCTTTTGCGCAAAAATGATCATGGCCTTGTAAAAGGTAAATACAAAGTTTACACTTGTTTTTTTTGTGCTTTCCCCTTTATAGTGAATAATAGTAGCATCATGGAAATAGTAGTTATAAGAACCGCTTTTAGTAACCCGGTAACTTAAATCTATATCTTCACCATACATAAAATAATCTTCATCCAACAATCCTATTTTATCTAAAACAGTTTTACGAAGCATCATGAATGCACCTGCCAGTACATCAACCTTATGAGTTTGGTTTTTGTTTAAGTAGCCTAAATGATATTTACCAAATTTTTTCGATTTTGGAAATAAAGCCGCCAAACCAAATATTTTATAAAAAGCTACGTCAGGTGTGGGTAAACCCCTTTTGCTTTCAGGTAAATATTTCCCCGAGCCATCTATCATTTTAACGCCAACCGCACCGGCATCGGGTGTTTGTTCCATAAACTGAATAACTTTATGGAAACATTGCTCCTCAACTACAGTATCAGGGTTTAGTAATAAAATAAATTCGCCTTTAGCAATTTTAATGGCTTGGTTATTTGCCTTGCTAAAACCAACATTTTCTTTGTTTTCAATAAAAATTACGTCATTGGCAAATTTCCGTTTAATCATTTCGCAGCTACCATCAACGGAATGGTTGTCAACTACCAATATTTCAGAGTCAATGCCAACACACGCTTTTTTAACCGAGTGTATAGCCTGTTCTAAGAAATACTTTACATTATAATTTACTATTACTATTGATAGTTTCAAATTGATTACCTTGCCTTTTTATGTTAAGCAAATATAAGGTTTGGAACGATGTTTTTTGTTAAATTTTGCTTTCAGAAGTATTATTTACAATTAGGAAACAATTAGCTAATGAGCTGATTAAAATTTTTAATCAAAATGTTGTAATTCACATTTAAAAAAGTTTGTTTGCCTCACTTTTACTATAAGCCTTTAAAAATAAAATGAAAATATTTTCCTGGTTGGTTTTAATTTTAAATATAGTTGCTGTATTGGCCTTATTTGGTGCCTATTCCGCAGCTTATATCAGCCCGAATCAGTTTTGGTTTATAGCATTTTTAGGTCTAAGTTTTCCTATCATTTTAATTATAAATTTTCTTTTTATTATCTACTGGGCTGTTACTTTCAGCTTCAAGTTTTTATATTCATTTATTGCCATTTTAATAGGTATTACCACCATTCAAAGATTTATTCAGTTTGGTACTGTAAAGGAACAGGATGTACCCAATTCCATTAATATAGTTGATTTTAACACCAGGGCTTTTGGTGCGCTGGATGATTTGGAATATGACCCTGCTATTTATTTTGACCAATTAGACCATATTAAACCGGATGTTTTTTGCTTTCAGGAATTTGTTTCCTATAACACCAAAAAAGACCAAAAAATGTTTGAACGGTTGTTTACTGAGTATAGTAGTTTTTATATGTTTAATTTAAATGCAAAAACCAAACCCTATACAGGTTATAGTCTTAGTATTATGAGCCGATTTCCTATTGTTAAATCAGGTTTTGTAGAGCGCATGAACAGTGGTGGAAATTGTACTATTTTTGTTGACATAGCAAAGGGTGGAGATACCATAAGAATTCTCAATACACATCTTAAATCAATAGCTTTTGAAAAACAGGATTACCAAGCCGTAGAGGGTTTAAAAGAACCTGATAGGGATATTAGTTTGTTTAATGTAAAGCATATAGCCTATAAGCTTAAAAAAGCATTTATAGCCAGATCAAAACAAGCAGAAGCCATTCGTAAATTTATTGATGAATCGCCACATAAAGTAATTGTAACAGGCGATTTTAATGACTCTCCGGCAAGTTATGCTTATAATTTAATAAGAGGCGATATGAAAGATGCTTTTGTAGAAAGTGGTTCAGGGTTTAGTTCTACTTACACAGGCAAAATGCCATCCTTCCGTATAGATTATATATTGGCCGATAAGAGTTTTGAAATTATCAACTACAAACCTTTTGAATTAAGCTTCAGCGATCATAAAATGGTTAGTGCAACTATTAAATTGAAATAGTAGTTTTTAGCTGTAAAATTTGTAGCATTGCATTATGGCTTTCGAAGTAACAATATTAGGTAACAGCAGTGCATCGCCAACTCCCAACAGGCATCCTAGCGGGCAGTATTTAAACATACTCGATCATCATATTCTGGTTGACTGTGGTGAGGGAACGCAAATGCAGTTACAAAAATATAAAATCAAAAAGTCACGCATTAACCAAATATTTATAAGCCATGTGCATGGCGACCATATTTTAGGCTTACCCGGTTTATTGTTAAGTATGAATTTACTACAAAGGGAAACGCCATTGCATATATACGGGCCTAAAGAATTATTCGAAATATTGAATGTGTTTTTTAAGTATAGTGAAACCAAGTTTTATTACGAATTACACTACCATACTATTGACCCGAATAAAACGGAAGTATTGTTTGAGAACATTTATTACAAAGTAATTTCATTTCCGTTGTTTCATAGAATACCAACAGCCGGTTTTTTATTTCAGGAACGAAGCAAATTGCGAAAACTGAATACAGAGGCTTGCGAAAAATATAAAGTGCCATTTACCCATTTTAACGATATAAAAAGAGGAAAAGATTATTTAAGCCCGGATGGAAAAACACATATTAAAAACGATTTGCTAAGTTTTGACCCGGGTAGTCCCATAACGTATGCTTATTGTAGCGATACTGTTTACGATGAAAGAGTGATTGAATCCGTTAGTCAGGCCGATATACTTTACCATGAATCAACCTTTTTGCATGATAAGCTCCAACGAGCAGTTGATACCATGCATACAACTGCAAAACA is part of the Bacteroidota bacterium genome and harbors:
- the guaB gene encoding IMP dehydrogenase, coding for MLNHSEKFYTEGLTYDDVLVLPAYSEILPRDVNTTTQLSRNIQIKVPIVSAAMDTVTESRLAIAIAQEGGIGVMHKNMSIDRQADQVRKVKRSESGLILDPVTLHDSATLRDAHKLMTENKIGGIPIINDNGKLVGILTNRDLRFETDMNKSVSQIMTKDKLITAPEGTDLKQAELILQKYKIEKLPVVDNSNVLKGLITYKDILKVKDHPFACKDKHGRLLAGAAVGVTADTEERIHALVKAGVDVVIVDTAHGHSRGVLNEVARIKKLFSNIDIIAGNVATGSGAKALVDAGVDAVKVGVGPGSICTTRIIAGIGVPQLTAVYESAKAIEGSGVPIIADGGIRYSGDIVKAIAAGASSVMSGSLFAGVEESPGETIIYEGRKFKSYRGMGSIEAMKEGSKDRYFQDAEDEIAKLVPEGIVGIVPFKGTLKEVVYQFVGGLRAGMGYCGAATITDLQKAKFVKITSAGVKESHAHDVRITKEAPNYSRN
- the lysS gene encoding lysine--tRNA ligase, with amino-acid sequence MSNQLSEQELLRRQKLQDMRQLGIDPFPAALFPISHLSVEATEKYSANNESEEMKQVTFAGRIMSVRDMGKACFAVLQDSAGKLQVYVRRDDICPDEDKTLYDTVFKKLIDIGDIIGITGYMFTTKTGEISLHAKTMQVLSKSIKPLPIVKEKDGETFDAVTDPEFRYRQRYADLIINPHVKETFQKRSVMIKTIRDFLNDNGALEVDTPVLQNIPGGAAARPFTTHHNALDVPFYLRIANELYLKRLIVGGFDFVYEFSRNFRNEGMDRTHNPEFTVLEFYVAYKDYNWMMDFTEQLLEKIALEMHGTTEVTVGDKTINFKAPFKRLPIYDAIQQFTGIDVSSMNETQLREACKQLNIPTTPSMGKGKLVDEIFGAKCEGNFIEPTFITDYPVELSPLTKKHRTKEGLVERFELMVNGKEIANAYSELNDPIDQRERFEDQVALMERGDDEAMFIDHDFLRALEYGMPPTAGIGIGIDRLAMLLTNQHSIQDVLFFPQMRPEKKQLELTAEEKQILEILKPNMSMSLPDLKQAVASLSGKQWDKAMKGLAAHGLTKVELNGELKTVNYIG
- a CDS encoding glycosyltransferase; the protein is MKLSIVIVNYNVKYFLEQAIHSVKKACVGIDSEILVVDNHSVDGSCEMIKRKFANDVIFIENKENVGFSKANNQAIKIAKGEFILLLNPDTVVEEQCFHKVIQFMEQTPDAGAVGVKMIDGSGKYLPESKRGLPTPDVAFYKIFGLAALFPKSKKFGKYHLGYLNKNQTHKVDVLAGAFMMLRKTVLDKIGLLDEDYFMYGEDIDLSYRVTKSGSYNYYFHDATIIHYKGESTKKTSVNFVFTFYKAMIIFAQKHYSQKHAQTFGLLINFAIYIRAAAAIITRVAKATYLPLIDMLLIIGSVFTLSRVYSLYKFNIPTAYSFNTVLINSIVYAILWMSGLYLAGAYNKRKTFLSVSKGVLVGSLAIAVFYAFLNDTYRFSRAIIVLGTISTIITSYFDRFVMFWIKNGKLSFSFSNRLRTAIVGNYNEVSRVQDLLVKSKAKADYFGFIAIDDNNTSDNQYLGNVSQLHEVVDLLKIEEIIFCSKDLAASQIIEWMGRMKQQEILFKIVPEESLFIIGSNNKNTPGDFYTIELNLSLSKAWELQKKRAFDVLFAIFVLPFIPLFTLIIKNKMQFIKNWTQVLLGEKTWVGYAQADNIKLLPKLREGVLNPIRDLSGKSYNQITIQKLNFLYAKDYSVEKDFLILIRSIRSWGN
- a CDS encoding endonuclease/exonuclease/phosphatase family protein → MKIFSWLVLILNIVAVLALFGAYSAAYISPNQFWFIAFLGLSFPIILIINFLFIIYWAVTFSFKFLYSFIAILIGITTIQRFIQFGTVKEQDVPNSINIVDFNTRAFGALDDLEYDPAIYFDQLDHIKPDVFCFQEFVSYNTKKDQKMFERLFTEYSSFYMFNLNAKTKPYTGYSLSIMSRFPIVKSGFVERMNSGGNCTIFVDIAKGGDTIRILNTHLKSIAFEKQDYQAVEGLKEPDRDISLFNVKHIAYKLKKAFIARSKQAEAIRKFIDESPHKVIVTGDFNDSPASYAYNLIRGDMKDAFVESGSGFSSTYTGKMPSFRIDYILADKSFEIINYKPFELSFSDHKMVSATIKLK
- a CDS encoding ribonuclease Z yields the protein MAFEVTILGNSSASPTPNRHPSGQYLNILDHHILVDCGEGTQMQLQKYKIKKSRINQIFISHVHGDHILGLPGLLLSMNLLQRETPLHIYGPKELFEILNVFFKYSETKFYYELHYHTIDPNKTEVLFENIYYKVISFPLFHRIPTAGFLFQERSKLRKLNTEACEKYKVPFTHFNDIKRGKDYLSPDGKTHIKNDLLSFDPGSPITYAYCSDTVYDERVIESVSQADILYHESTFLHDKLQRAVDTMHTTAKQAGIVASKASVKKLIIGHFSARYDDLQPLLEEARGQFSNTEIADEGRTFVME